One region of Chanodichthys erythropterus isolate Z2021 chromosome 17, ASM2448905v1, whole genome shotgun sequence genomic DNA includes:
- the ssh2a gene encoding protein phosphatase Slingshot homolog 2 isoform X3 translates to MLKFDEESYHFISLALQIQVKEAGSAEDDRRSQPRSISENFLTVKGAALFLPRGNGSSSSPAPRITQRRNKHTGDLQQHLQIMFTLLRPEDTIRLAVRLESAYTLRTRYMVIVSTNGRQDTEESVVLGMDFSNSDRTCTVGLVLPLWSDTLIHLDGDGGFSVSTVNRVHVFKPVSVQAMWSALQSLHKVCEVARCHNYYPGSLFLTWVSYYQSCVSSDQHCINEWNAMRDVQSHRADSPVLFTDVPTERERTERLIKARLREIMMQKDLENVTSKEIRTELEMQMVCNLREFKEFIDNEMIVILGQMDSPTEIFDHVFLGSEWNASNLEELQNSGVRYILNVTREIDNFFPGLFEYHNIRVYDEEATNLLEYWNDTYKFISKAKKAGVKCLVHCKMGVSRSASTVIAYAMKEYGWDLERAFDHVKERRTVTKPNPSFMKQLEEYQGILLASKQRHNKLWRSHSDSDLSEGHELLCKAPRSLDRSDTHNNNGPPSFQQMLGIAVLESLTNPQPVAGNTHMKSGELPSELAHEDPFLPPRPRQRAATVVPEQNMAKNSRKNHVVREPVARCHPPPSIHVLAPPLSPEEREGDTTPDLGAQSSLQVPEPKTDTVELSPDTPDHNDSYQVSQSLELCLESAVSKDEGNLPSSSTPESDSPSGAPAVRELDSSDDNNNHNAADLRAADDSVNADVSRLSTDSIDFFSAREKFLCLSQDSNPRSFSEMTAVRPPQSRCTPPLDDPSEEADECHAHSETNSDAVPQPPHHDNSVCVRHIVTELESISHTCSPPLARNSPQSATLEEVDEQIASVPQSPSDRPSGSVRRATEQLELILRQGQEVPRSPLPSPCLDCSEPQSFSGKPEGTATTTCTEKQKTTDRKGGNTKVLDDEDSGIIPDPSFSLYLEGSVSVEADQITLNPTLEPSSGSTSMLWLEGVTELETDVDDPLRPQFRLARSSEDLQKIQETLRELQAFLYEAGGLGVCTGQVEENQPLKGQWDSIDGEQRLEPKAPAVWQRAMEIEARIRQAGLTPPSLMKRSASLAKLDRLELSTNDLSDWDFHPATTGFHQPPSSSLSTFHSLPLTQSHDDAHKKQRVLPQSPSTPDSAVHLIEADRTEGSAHLSHSCLQQTQVGGARPPEHTPVQPTVSVSTRQHIKTHPVRRFRKASDKKKTVTVLYNTM, encoded by the exons TATCAGCGAGAACTTTCTAACCGTCAAAGGTGCCGCCCTCTTCTTACCTCGGGGAAATGGCTCCTCCTCTTCTCCGGCACCCCGCATCACACAGCGGCGTAACAAACACACAG GTGACCTTCAGCAACATTTGCAGATCATGTTCACCCTGCTGCGTCCAGAGGACACTATCCGCCTG GCTGTGCGGTTAGAGAGCGCCTACACCCTGCGTACACGGTACATGGTGATCGTCTCCACCAACGGTAGACAGGACACAGAAGAAAGTGTGGTGCTGGGAATGGACTTTAGCAATTCAGATCG CACTTGCACAGTTGGGCTGGTTTTACCCTTGTGGAGCGATACACTTATACACTTGGATGGAGACGG TGGCTTCAGTGTGTCCACCGTTAACAGAGTCCACGTCTTCAAACCAGTCTCAGTGCAGGCCATGTG GTCAGCCTTGCAGTCCCTGCATAAGGTTTGTGAGGTGGCCCGATGTCATAACTACTACCCTGGCAGTCTCTTCCTGACCTGGGTCAGTTACTATCAGAGCTGTGTGTCCTCTGACCAGCACTGCATCAATGAGTGGAACGCCATGCGAGACGTGCAGTCCCACCGTGCAGACTCACCCGTGCTCTTCACTGATGT GCCAACTGAGAGAGAACGCACAGAGAGACTGATTAAGGCCCGTTTGAGAGAGATCATGATGCAGAAGGACCTGGAGAACGTTACTTCAAAAGAG attcGGACGGAGCTAGAGATGCAGATGGTTTGCAACCTGCGGGAGTTCAAGGAGTTCATCGATAATGAGATGATTgttatcctgggtcagatggATAGCCCCACCGAGATCTTCGACCATGTCTTTCTG GGTTCAGAGTGGAATGCCTCTAACCTCGAGGAGCTCCAGAACAGTGG AGTTCGCTACATCCTGAATGTGACGCGAGAGATTGATAATTTCTTCCCGGGGCTTTTTGAGTATCACAACATCCGAGTGTATGATGAGGAAGCCACAAACCTTTTGGAGTATTGGAATGATACCTACAAGTTTATTTCCAAAGCCAA GAAAGCTGGGGTGAAGTGTCTGGTACACTGTAAGATGGGAGTGAGTCGTTCTGCCTCCACCGTGATCGCATACGCTATGAAGGAGTACGGCTGGGACCTGGAGAGAGCCTTTGATCATGTGAAGGAACGGCGCACCGTCACCAAACCAAACCCATCCTTCATGAAGCAGCTGGAAGAGTACCAGGGTATCCTGCTTGCCAG CAAACAGAGGCATAACAAGCTGTGGCGTTCCCACTCAGATAGTGATCTGTCAGAGGGTCATGAGCTACTGTGCAAGGCACCTCGCTCGCTGGACCGCTCGGACACACACAACAACAACGGTCCTCCTTCCTTCCAGCAGATGCTGGGCATTGCTGTGCTTGAGTCCCTTACCAATCCACAGCCTGTTGCAGGCAACACCCATATGAAATCAGGAGAGTTGCCCTCTGAGCTGGCACATGAGGACCCCTTCCTCCCGCCTCGCCCCAGACAACGAGCGGCTACAGTGGTGCCTGAGCAGAatatggcaaagaactctcgcAAGAACCATGTGGTGAGAGAGCCTGTCGCTCGTTGCCACCCTCCTCCCTCTATACATGTTCTCGCTCCTCCTCTTTCGCCAGAGGAGAGAGAGGGCGATACAACTCCAGACCTCGGCGCCCAGTCGTCTCTCCAAGTGCCTGAGCCAAAAACAGATACTGTTGAGTTGTCCCCTGACACGCCTGATCACAATGACTCTTATCAAGTGTCACAAAGCTTAGAACTGTGTCTGGAAAGTGCTGTCAGTAAAGATGAAGGGAATCTGCCTTCTTCAAGCACGCCCGAGTCTGACAGCCCCTCAGGAGCCCCTGCGGTTCGCGAGCTGGACTCCAGTGATGATAACAACAACCACAACGCTGCAGATCTAAGAGCAGCAGATGACTCTGTGAATGCCGACGTGTCCCGCCTTAGCACAGATAGCATTGACTTCTTTAGTGCCAGAGAGAAGTTCCTCTGCCTGTCCCAGGACAGTAACcctcgctcattttctgaaatgaCCGCTGTGCGGCCGCCTCAATCCAGATGCACCCCTCCCTTGGATGATCCCAGTGAGGAAGCAGATGAG TGCCACGCCCACTCAGAGACCAATAGCGATGCAGTGCCCCAACCCCCTCACCATGacaacagtgtgtgtgtgcgtcatATAGTTACTGAACTGGAATCCATATCACACACGTGCAGTCCACCACTGGCACGCAACTCACCTCAATCTGCAACACTGGAGGAGGTGGATGAACAAATAGCCTCAGTTCCTCAGTCTCCCTCTGACAGACCCTCTGGATCTGTACGCCGGGCCACCGAGCAGTTGGAGCTTATACTACGTCAGGGTCAAGAGGTTCCTCGCTCTCCCCTTCCTTCCCCATGTTTGGACTGCTCTGAGCCGCAGTCTTTCTCCGGTAAGCCAGAGGGCACTGCGACCACAACCTGCACTGAGAAGCAAAAGACTACAGACAGAAAAGGGGGCAACACCAAAGTGCTTGATGATGAGGACTCTGGTATAATCCCTGATCCTTCCTTCTCACTGTATCTTGAAGGGAGTGTTTCAGTGGAGGCTGATCAGATCACTTTGAACCCCACTCTTGAGCCCAGCTCTGGTTCTACCTCTATGTTGTGGCTAGAAGGTGTGACCGAGCTGGAGACGGATGTAGACGACCCATTGAGGCCCCAATTCCGGCTGGCACGCAGCAGTGAGGACTTGCAGAAGATCCAGGAGACTCTCCGAGAGCTCCAGGCATTTTTATACGAGGCTGGAGGACTGGGCGTCTGCACTGGACAAGTTGAGGAGAACCAGCCACTCAAGGGCCAGTGGGACTCAATAGATGGGGAGCAGCGCTTGGAGCCTAAAGCACCGGCGGTGTGGCAGAGAGCGATGGAAATCGAGGCCCGCATCAGACAGGCCGGTCTTACCCCTCCGTCGCTCATGAAACGCTCTGCCTCACTTGCTAAACTTGACCGGCTAGAGCTGTCTACTAACGACTTGAGCGACTGGGACTTCCATCCGGCGACCACAGGGTTTCATCAACCCCCTTCTTCCTCTTTATCCACCTTTCACTCCTTGCCACTGACCCAAAGCCATGATGACGCCCATAAGAAGCAGCGTGTTCTACCTCAGAGCCCTTCCACTCCTGATTCCGCCGTCCATTTGATAGAGGCAGACAGGACTGAAGGCTCCGCCCACCTCTCACACTCATGTCTGCAGCAAACACAAGTGGGTGGGGCCAGGCCTCCCGAACACACTCCCGTCCAGCCCACCGTTTCCGTGTCCACACGACAACATATAAAGACTCATCCCGTTCGCCGCTTCCGCAAGGCGTCGGACAAGAAAAAGACAGTCACTGTTTTGTACAACACCATGTGA